One genomic window of Megachile rotundata isolate GNS110a chromosome 12, iyMegRotu1, whole genome shotgun sequence includes the following:
- the LOC105661813 gene encoding LOW QUALITY PROTEIN: BBSome complex member BBS1 (The sequence of the model RefSeq protein was modified relative to this genomic sequence to represent the inferred CDS: substituted 1 base at 1 genomic stop codon): protein MHGLRAEHNVSGLGASRWLEALWEPGAKLYTLPNGVDMLDVTGDGDARLVCVDLGTLAVNSSKIRVYKGGDQVTEHNMINAPCGLVGFYTENGEPRSSVLGVGVGSSVFIFKNMRPYFKYTLPFIDVHPKEREIWHKAGLEDELNILTLANELDLLLKELGAGFISPRTLKFLSMDPNLRPSFVEQYKRIPLIKSNALTAISVIRRDSWNNPASGCLVLGTEFGEVLVLDPRTFTVMDKHSVKXPPVAFACTGLWTGDGRILIVGRDGKIGTIRRGSPVKLWEQLSAPAVAVSTLSNDGVVAAVMDGTLVGFSRKGIKLWYVHVPGAILDLVSLPVPQSGLSLLAVSTAGYGIRVYDGKHHVDTLKIMEPVSAMKYGKMGQEERTMAMVTVGGGLCVKILKRTADFSVHNTMTTSAPNDGSKFLIPKKTKLFMEQTVRERSEAKKIHTAFQQGLLRLRLTVANKAFESLNENQDTGPHPITMEATVLGLGPNYQIRILLTNISDELSDTDLYIVCRSENTDVKPRVLDVPLLPSGVPIPLVVKALLKGIISGKVEILLCKKSKAKPVTVTSVILPAAEEDIEI from the exons ATGCACGGATTACG AGCTGAACATAACGTGAGCGGTCTCGGTGCGAGTCGATGGCTCGAAGCACTTTGGGAACCAGGAGCCAAATTGTATACTTTGCCAAATGGGGTTGATATGCTCGATGTAACCGGCGATGGGGATGCAAGACTCGTCTGCGTCGATTTAGGAACACTTGCTGTTAATTCTTCTAAA ATACGAGTTTACAAAGGCGGTGATCAAGTAACAGAGCACAATATGATAAACGCCCCTTGCGGATTGGTCGGCTTTTACACCGAAAACGGAGAACCTCGATCATCCGTGTTAGGTGTGGGTGTTGGATCCAGTGTGTTCATCTTCAAAAACATGCGACCATATTTCAAGTACACTTTACCCTTCATCGACGTGCATCCGAAAGAACGCGAA ATTTGGCATAAAGCTGGATTAGAGGATGAACTGAACATATTGACGTTAGCCAACGAGTTGGATTTACTATTGAAGGAGCTTGGAGCGGGATTTATCTCACCGCGAACGTTGAAGTTTCTGTCTATGGACCCAAACTTGAGGCCCAGCTTCGTGGAACAGTACAAGAGAATTCCTCTTATTAAAAGTAACGCTTTGACCGCGATTTCTGTTATACGAAGAGATTCTTGGAACAATCCAGCTAGTGGTTGTCTTGTACTTGGCACGGAATTTGGAGAAGTTCTCGTTTTAGATCCTCG AACGTTCACCGTAATGGATAAACACTCAGTAAAATGACCCCCAGTCGCATTTGCCTGTACTGGCTTATGGACGGGCGATGGCAGGATATTAATTGTTGGAAGAGACGGTAAAATAGGTACGATACGAAGAGGAAGTCCTGTGAAACTTTGGGAACAGTTATCAGCACCTGCGGTAGCTGTTTCAACCCTTAGCAATGATGGTGTCGTGGCTGCTGTTATGGATGGTACCCTAGTTGGTTTCTCCAGGAAG GGAATTAAACTTTGGTATGTACATGTTCCTGGGGCAATTTTGGATTTAGTCAGCTTACCAGTGCCTCAAAGTGGACTCTCTTTGCTCGCTGTGAGTACCGCTGGATACGGTATTCGTGTGTACGATGGAAAACACCATGTAGACACGCTGAAGATTATGGAACCAGTGTCTGCTATGAAG TATGGTAAAATGGGTCAAGAGGAGCGGACCATGGCGATGGTCACCGTAGGCGGTGGTCTATgcgtaaaaattctaaaacgaaCCGCGGATTTCAGTGTACATAATACAATGACCACCTCCGCACCAAACGACgggtccaaatttctaataccAAAGAAAACGAAGCTGTTTATGGAGCAAACAGTTCGAGAAAGATCAGAAGCAAAGAAGATCCACACTGCTTTTCAACAAGGTCTTCTTCGGTTGCGATTAACGGTAGCTAATAAAGCGTTTGAATCTCTAAACGAAAATCAGGATACGGGTCCTCATCCGATCACCATGGAGGCAACTGTTTTAGGATTGGGCCCGAATTATCAAATTCGTATCTTGCTGACGAATATATCCGACGAGTTATCCGATACGGATCTATACATTGTTTGTAGAAGCGAAAATACGGATGTGAAACCACGAGTGTTGGATGTGCCATTGTTGCCGAGCGGTGTTCCAATTCCTTTAGTCGTTAAAGCACTTTTGAAGGGCATAATATCGGGAAAGGTAGAGATCTTACTTTGCAAGAAATCGAAGGCGAAACCGGTAACTGTGACGTCGGTAATTCTACCAGCTGCAGAagaggatattgaaatttaa
- the LOC105661812 gene encoding uncharacterized protein LOC105661812, producing the protein MMHEGKGNVNLLPNGNRNKCRHSSIWDHIESPQFVDFSNLPETGDSFFNKVTVVVSTPNPRLNNEKLPNTVVEENALIASFDNFSLSGIQHGSYNDGNSTVKENYVVHNSSVKLAEIKNEKCTKTKKPLNTMVNPFTFAMRDKYMEQRKQERINKMLEEEKKVKIFRANPVPKFLKARLVHNNNNNDKNEQKANGNINGKVTKTVPAKEVKKNTEAQKKLTLHFPRPKVRPKTPPLRTTTRAQQRKRFDEAIKEKEKQREELKQMEIAAKKKQEKEELLLLRKQLVHKAQPIRNYKLNLPPIEKRPLTDPVSPLTLKRRRQQ; encoded by the exons ATGATGCATGAGGGAAAAGGAAATGTTAACTTATTACCAAATGGTAATCGGAATAAATGTAGACATTCGAGTATCTGGGATCATATTGAGTCTCCACAGTTCGTTGATTTCTCCAATTTACCAGAGACAGGAGATTCTTTCTTTA ATAAAGTAACGGTGGTTGTAAGCACCCCAAATCCAAGGTTGAATAACGAAAAACTTCCTAATACAGTTGTAGAAGAGAATGCATTAATCGC GTCCTTCGATAACTTTTCATTGTCTGGTATACAACATGGCTCATACAACGATGGGAATAGCACAGTCAAAGAAAATTATGTGGTTCACAATTCCTCTGTTAAATTG GCGGAGATCAAAAATGAAAAGTGTACTAAAACGAAGAAACCACTGAACACCATGGTAAATCCATTTACATTTGCGATGCGCGACAAATACATGGAACAACGTAAACAAGAGCGAATTAACAAG ATGTTAGAAGAAGAGAAAAAGGTAAAAATATTTCGCGCAAATCCTGTACCCAAATTTTTGAAAGCTCGGTTAGttcataacaataacaataatgataAGAATGAGCAAAAAGCAAACGGCAATATTAATGGAAAAGTGACAAAAACAGTACCTGCTAaggaagttaaaaaaaataccgAG GCTCAAAAGAAATTAACGCTACATTTTCCAAGACCAAAAGTTAGACCGAAAACACCCCCTTTACGAACTACAACTCGAGCGCAGCAAAGAAAACGTTTCGACGAAGCAataaaagagaaggaaaaaCAGAGAGAAGAACTGAAACAAATG gaAATTGCTGCTAAAAAGaaacaagaaaaagaagaaCTACTGCTTCTAAGAAAACAATTGGTTCACAAAGCTCAACCTATTCggaattataaattaaacttaCCACCAATTGAAAAGAGACCGTTAACAGATCCCGTAAGCCCGTTAACGTTAAAACGACGTCGTCaacaataa